From the Gymnogyps californianus isolate 813 chromosome 2, ASM1813914v2, whole genome shotgun sequence genome, one window contains:
- the CHST9 gene encoding carbohydrate sulfotransferase 9: protein MNLRQVFVSVLMFGVAGLLLFMYLQAWIEEQHTESGEKLQQQIINQDFTLPPPGMPRRAAWSRSVPPGLSKHEMAVSGSRRWRGKADLFGVVAASLVSQLSDQRKMSKSPLSRFGGVYLPPALHPLNKTLVKGGKWKDVDSAQEKRRSFLHDFCKKYNSRKKLRTHLVHLVSRIYVEDRHKVLYCEVPKAGCSNWKRVLMVLNGLATSAHNISHDDVHYGKHLRKLDSYDLKGIYTRLNTYTKTIFVRDPMERLVSAFRDKFEHPNSYYHPVFGKAIIKKYRHNANEEALKTGSGVKFKEFIQYLLDSHRPVGMDIHWEQVSKLCFPCLINYDFIGKFETLEEDANYFLQLVGAPAELKFPKFKDRHSSDERTSAEVVRQYLKELSKEERQLTYDFYYLDYLMFNYTSPIV, encoded by the exons agtCTGGAGAAAAACTGCAACAACAGATAATTAATCAG GATTTCACGCTCCCACCTCCGGGGATGCCGAGGAGAGCAGCGTGGAGCAGGAGCGTTCCTCCTGGCCTCAGTAAGCATGAGATGGCCGTCTCGGGCAGCAGGCGCTGGCGGGGCAAGGCTGACCTTTTCGGTGTGGTGGCTGCCTCCTTGGTGAGCCAACTGTCTGACCAGCGGAAGATGAGCAAGTCACCTCTCAGCCGGTTCGGAGGGGTGTATTTACCTCCTGCACTGCACCCTTTAAACAAGACGTTAGTCAAGGGTGGCAAGTGGAAGGATGTGGATAGTGCCCAGGAAAAGCGCAGGTCCTTCCTGCATGACTTCTGTAAGAAAtacaacagcagaaagaagctgCGAACCCACCTCGTGCACTTGGTGTCAAGAATTTATGTGGAGGACAGGCACAAGGTCCTGTACTGCGAAGTGCCGAAAGCAGGCTGCTCCAACTGGAAAAGGGTCCTCATGGTGCTCAATGGACTCGCCACTTCAGCACACAACATTTCCCATGACGATGTGCACTATGGAAAGCATCTAAGGAAACTGGACAGTTATGACCTAAAAGGGATATACACACGCTTGAACACGTACACCAAGACTATATTTGTACGTGATCCTATGGAAAGACTGGTATCTGCCTTCAGGGATAAGTTTGAACATCCAAACAGCTATTACCATCCAGTATTTGGGAAGGCAATAATTAAGAAGTATAGACATAACGCAAATGAAGAGGCATTGAAAACAGGATCAGGAGTTAAGTTCAAGGAGTTTATCCAATATTTGTTAGATTCCCATCGCCCCGTAGGAATGGACATTCATTGGGAGCAAGTCAGtaagctctgctttccctgcctcaTCAACTATGATTTTATAGGAAAGTTTGAAACGCTGGAAGAAGACGCCAATTACTTTTTGCAGCTGGTAGGCGCTCCAGCCGAGCTGAAGTTTCCTAAATTCAAAGACAGGCATTCCTCTGATGAGAGAACGAGTGCAGAAGTAGTGAGGCAATACTTAAAGGAATTGTCTAAGGAGGAGAGACAGCTGACCTACGACTTCTATTACTTGGATTACTTAATGTTCAATTATACATCACCAATTGTATAG